Below is a genomic region from Mustela lutreola isolate mMusLut2 chromosome 1, mMusLut2.pri, whole genome shotgun sequence.
ACCAACTTGAAACTCTGTGCCACCTGGTCACGTGATTTGGCAACCCTAATCCAGACCAGAATAGGAAACTTCTTAATTTCAAAATCTCAAACTCTTAATATTTCCCTTTACCAAAACTTCCTGTTTTTCTACTGTGCAGCTCTCAGTGACTCTATTCTTAACGAATTCTTATTCCTTAGACCCTCCCAAATGCATGGGTTCATTGGTCTGTCTCTGAGAGGTTTCTACCACCAATCCTCACCACCTTCTTCGCTTTCCAGACTAATCCCAGATTTAGGTTGCTGAAATGTGTTCTCTAACTCCACAAAGACATTCACTACTGCATGAAATCTTTCCTGAGCCTTTTGTTGATGCCCTATCATATTCTCCACTGCCATTCCAGGATAACCTTTCTTGGTACCCTCAATTCTCCCTAACCTAAATTCTCATTCCTTCCTGGCTTCCATCACTTTCTGATTCAGATAACAGCTATCCATCtacttgtattatttcttttgaggatttttagaattttaacttATTCCTCTTTGTGTTCCAGTGCCTGGCATCAAatagagctcaataaatatttcctgaattgGTCAACCTTCTTTGGGCaaccaaagaaattaaaaatatatatataatagcttCATTGGGATATCAACTGCGAAGTTTGGGGCGGGGCATGGGTAGCTttacaaagaaacaaactaaaaCTTGCAATGAGCTTATTAGTCTTCTATTGCAGCATAATCAATTAACACAAATTTAGCAGCTTGGAACAATAGATATGTTATCTCAACTTCTTGGGTCAAAAGTCCGAGTGTAGTGCAGCTGGGTTATAGTGCAGCTGGGTTCTCTGCTTACTATCTTCCTCCTGGATAGGGAAGGGTAAGAGAAGGCATTGTATTGTTAACTCCACCAACTTTTCCTACATCTTAGGAAGTAAGGAGGGAGGCTAGTTAATGTTCCTGTTGCAGATGAGAATAGGTCGAAGTCACTTGGAAAGAACTTGTTGCTTAGTTCAAGGAGGAATTTTCTTACAGTCAGAATTGTCTTGTTTTCATCCAAATATAAAAGGGACTGAGAGGTTCTGAGAGCTTGGGATGAAGAGAAGTATCAAAGAGAAGTATTCCTATCTCCTGTGCACAACAGAGAGGTGGATGTATTCAGCCTCTCTCAGGCACGCATGCCAAGATATCTGAAGGGGAAATCCCAACTAAAGTGGCAACTGTTGGGGGAAAAGTGTATCCTGCCTGATCACTATGGTGGGAGGTGTTAACATTCTTTCCCCTTGGGTGATGCTGGTAAACACACATGCCTTGCCCTTCATCAGCTGCTCATTTGCTAGGTGACCTCAGCAAGTGGAGCTGGGTTCTTCTTCCTCAACTACCAGCCAAGCTGTCATGAAGACCAGATATTTATGGAGATAAACTGTGAAGAATTACACACATTGAAGTCAGTATTATCACTGTCACTGGTCGGATCTGCCTAAGGCCATGTCTGTGTTAACCGCTCAATCACTACATACTCTTACGTTGGCTCGCCCTCTACTGGTTAATGAAAGTCTAACAGGATTTCACATGCTGATGTTTCATTACATACGTAAGAAATATACTTCACAAATACAGGATTTATCCCAGTTTACTTGCCACTTCATATTCTTTGGTTAATGTGGTCATCTTCATAACTGTGTAACATATTTCTGGCAATCCATATGCAACTCTAATCGTCACAAACCATATTTTaactgcagaaagagaaaacaaaaaagctatttcAAGGAAACCTATGGTGAATCTCTTCATATCCACTTCTGATCAAAGGGGCTACCCCCTCCTCAGTTCCTCATTGGCTCAGTTCTGTCCCAAGAGCATGGAGCTGTCCAGTGTGTCTTGTTGGTGAATGATAATCCGTAGCATGCCACAGCACAACAGGTGGGCGGATTGTTAGGATCTTGGGAATATTAATCAATCATGGTTTACCAGAGCTGAAGTCTGAGAGTCTGAGACTGTGTAAGGCTCTGCAGAAATCAAGTATGGTTGTAAGTATACCATGTTTCTTAGTAAAAGTGTGTCCTCTTATGTTGGTATAAAAAGGGCAGTTTCTTTTGTATATGGTGACAGAAATGGAGATGGGGTTGtgttttacttgatttttataattttcttaggaCCTTTAATTTCCCtggttcatttccttttttattaccaAATCTCTGTGGACTACCCCTCACAGAAACAGTGCCTTCCTGAGAGGCTCGCCTTTGGTCCTGCGCACTTTCCATCCTTGTTCTCtgttgctctttttatttttaaactttattgagatatacttcacattttataaaatttacacatttaaagTGTGCATTCAGTGACTTTTATTATATTCACAGAGTTTTGTGACCAttaccacaatctaattttagaaatttttcatcaaaataaactTCATATCCATTAGCAATGACTTCCCTCGCCTTGTCCCTAGACCAACACTAAACCACTTCCCATCTCTATAGATCTCTCTATTCTGAAGATTTCGttaaaatggaatcttgccatacAGGGTCCCTTGTGACTGactctttcactcagcatgatgttttcaagggCCATCCATGTCGTAGAAGCTATCGCTACTCCATTCCttattatggctgaataatattccaccacATGGCTATACCAAGCctcttccctttgcttttttttttttttaagattttctttctttatttatttgacagacagagatcacaaataggcagagaggcagacagggggtagggagaagcaacctccctgctgagcagagagcccgatgtggggcttgatcccaggaccctgagaccatgacctgagccaaaggcagaggcttaacccactgagccacccaggcacccctttgtttgtttgtttgtttgttttttaacaatgtAATTGACACacaacattatattaatttcagatgtacaacataatgattgagtattaatatattattgtgaaatgatcaccagaattaagtctaattaacatccatcttaatttttttcctgtgatgagaacttttaagatctacacTGCTAGGAACTTCCAAATATAGAATACGGTATCATTAACTAGAGTCACGATGCTGTCTCTATGGTTTATTTGATAaatggaagtttataccttttgataAGCTTTACCCATTTTGCACACACTCCATTCCACTCCCTCTGGAAACTAGCAATCCAGTCTCTGCAtctgtgagttttgttttttgtttttgttgtgttttttgttttttgtttttttagatttgacatataaatgagatcatatactgtttgtcttttctctgacttatttcacttagcataatgccttcaaggtccatccacgttgttgcaaatggtaagaccTCCTCCTTTTGATGTCCTTGTTTTCAGGGTTCTGAGTGGCCAGGTGTCGGACAGGTTCTCAGTATTTGCCCCTTTGAGAAGCAAATATCTTCCTTCTGGGGGAGATTTAATCTGTTTCATCATGGCTAACCTTAAttgctttatgatttttattgataattccaatatctgaagatttttaggtcttttttttttttttactttattttatgttttcagtgttccaagagtcattgtttatgcatcatacccagtgctccatgcaatatgtgccctccttagtacccaccaccagggtcactcaaccctccacctccctcccctccaaacccctcagtttgtctctcagagttcacagtcttttatgattcatctccccctccgatttcccccaactcccttctcctctccatctctcagtgacctccgtgttattccttatgctccacaagtaagtgaaaccatatgataattgactctttgtGCTAATATGGACAATTTTTCCCCCACTGGTTCTCAGTTATGGGGGTTTGACTTTGTATAGAGGTTCATGCCTTTATTTACTATAAACTgctttttgttgctatttttttctttctttctttctttctttctttctttctttctttcttctttcttttttttttttttagcataatcTGTGCGATTCTTACTTATTTACACTGAGGGTATCGTCGCCTGGGCTTTATGTGGAGGTTGCCGTCCAAATCAGCTGGGGGCACACCCTGAGTGTTGTCTTCTAGCCTTCACCGCCTGTAGCTGACATAGCAGAAGTTAAGGTCTCCAGCGTTCAGGAGGACTCTCTAAGAAGAAACCCATTTTTAGCACTTTTTTacttccctgggctcctggtttCACTTCACTTAGGGGCTTAGtttgttccttcttttcattaaatTAAGTGGAAATTCaattaaaagatgattttatttcaaATCCAACATCTCAGTTGTTTCAGTTAGGAGGGTCACTTAGGTATCTATAATTCGCCACACTTCCAGATGCAGAAATCCTCAGGAAACTTCATTATGCTggtcttttaagatatttttaattccCCTTCTTATTTTTGAACACATCAATCCAcctgttttatatttgtattgaGACAGTTGCTATTCCTGACATCTTTATAGGTTTGATATGACCATGTCTTCTTGGCTTTCACCCATAAGGTCTTATTTCCTTGTGTACTTTGAGATTTGTGTTACCCaagcttctttaaaaagttatttagaaaaattatttgagcCTGAATTTAAGAATCTCTCTTAAGGGGGGACCCCACAtcgggcctctctgctcagtggggagcctgtttccccccctctctctgcctgcctctctgcctacttgtgttctctctctgtgtgtcaaataaataaataaaatcttaaaaaaaaaactctcttcctcatatcagaaagagagttttttttttaaagattttatttatttatttgacacacagagagagaacacaagtaagcagagaggcaggcagagagagagggggaaacaggctccccgctgagcaacatgggggcttaagtgggtaggagaagaataaatgaaacaagatgggattgggaggaagacaaaccataagtgactcttaatctcactaaacaaactgagggttgctggggggagggggtttgggagagggggtgggattatggacattggggagggtatgtgctttggtgagtgctgtgaagtgtgtaaacctggtgattcacagacctgtacccctggggataaaaatatatgtttataaaaaataaaaaataaaaaaaaaaactctcttaagaatcttaaaagtggggggcacctgggtggctcagtgggttaaagcctctgcctttggctcaggtcatgatcccagggttctgggatcaaaccctgcattgggctctctgcttagcagggagtctgtttccaccgctctctctctctgcctgcctctctgcctacttgtgatctctgtctgtcaaataaataaataaaatctttttttttttaaagaatcttaaaagggGCTTTGCATTTGCTTCTGATTGGTACTCGAGGATAGTATCAACCTGGAActactttaaaattaattctcAGCTAAAGATTCCTTGAACTGCACAGGAAGTATGAATTCAGACCATAAAACTCCActaggggggagggggtttgggagaagggggtgggattatggacattggggagggtatgtgctttggtgagtgctgtgaagtgtgtaaacctggtgattcacagacctgtacccctggggttaaaaatatatgtttataaaaaataaaaaactaaaaaattaaaaaaaaaaaaactccactagGGCATGAGGTTATAATTTCTGAGTTTACTTTTTGCTGTACCCATCATGAAGCCTGAGATagccaagatttcttttttctgagacaggatttttttcctcttaatttcctCTCACACTGACGTAGAGTCAACTGGACCTTCATATGTATGTCTGCGTCTCCTATCGACGTCCCAGGCAGCCCCAGACTTGGACTCTCTTTCCTCAGACCTCACATGCCTGTCCCCAAACAGATCCTTTCAGATTTCAGCAGATCCCCCACCGTGAAAGCCATCATCAGAGCTGCTTTTACTCTCAGGATTCctgattttactttatatttgtgTTCTGAAGTTTTCCTATTTTTCGCCTGCTTAGAaatctatttcaaaatattttctaaaaaaaattgttcaataTCTCCAGCTTTGCAGCGATGGGTACATTTATGTTATCCGGTCTGCCATAATAACAGATAATAATTCGGACTCTATCTTAAAGTCCAAAtggtcatttctttcctttgtattttaGCTTCCCCAGATCAAGGTAGTACCATGGAAATACTCCTGTTCATTCAGTTACAAACTACTGATGTTGGGTTCTAGaaataaaaacccagaaaacaaactCAGACCAAACTTCCTATGGCAGCTCTCCCTTCAGGGAAGTTAGGTCACAGTTTGAAGTAatgtttctctccatctccccatctcaattAACTGGAATTTCCTCAGGTACCTAAAGAGTTTGAGGTCATGATTCTGCTTGTGATGTGTATGAATGAGAAAGACTACTGGTCTTGTGTTTAGTCCTAATCTCACCAGCCCATAGGCAGAAGTTCTGAAAGAATACGTAAAGGTCAAACACCAAGGAACTGAAGgtttatattattataacatttaatatattaacTGCTTTGTGTGGTCATTACTGGTATACAAGAAAAGAGCTGACTGTTGAGATTCAAAGACGCCATAGGATTCGCATCACACTGACCCAGTCCTCAATTCAGATGGGTTGACGCATTTGCAATCCTGCCAGAAGATGGATAGGGTTGAATAAAGTTAAATCCATTTCCCTTGCATAGTCTAAAAAATTCCAACCACCAGGGCCACCAGCCTACCAGATCTTTAACAGTGACAATGGGAAAATGCTTTCTTCTTACACCTCTTAATGGCATCTTTGATTTCCTTGTTCCTTAGACTGTAAATCAAAGGATTCAACATGGGGATAACCATTGTATAGAAGACTGATGCCATCTTGTCATGGCCCAGAGAATTATCTGTGCTGGGGTTCATATAGACAAAGAGTCCTGATCCAAAAAAACAGATCACTGCTGTCAGGTGAGAAGTACAGGTGTTGAAAGCCTTGGACCTGCCTTCAACAGAGCTGATCTTCAGGATGGTGGCAAGGATATAACCATAAGATATCATGATGACAAAGACAGATATCACACCAAAAATCACTGCTATCACAAATTTCATGACTTTTAGGAAAAAGGTTTCAGAGCAGGATAGGACTAATAATTGAGGCAGATCACAGAAGAAGTGGTTGATAATATTTGGCCCACAGAAATTGAGCTGAAGTAAGGCACACAGTTGAATCAATGAACCAAAGAGACCAGTTATATAGGCTCCAACTGTCATCTGGACACAGAGGGTGGGCGACATGGTGGCGGTGTAGAGCAGAGGATCACAAATGGCAGCATATCGGTCATAAGCCATGGCTGCCAGGAGACAGCACTCAGTCAGACCCAGGCTAGAGAAGAAGAAGTACTGTATGGTGCATCCCCAAAAGGAGATGGATCTAGGCTTCTGGAAGAAGTCTGAGAGCATTTTGGGGGTTGTGGAGGTAACATAGCAAAAATCTAAGAAGGATAAGTtgctgaggaagaagtacatgggtgtaTGTAGGTAAGAGTCCATCCTAATTAGGATGATGAGGCCCAGGTTCCAGGCTACTGTCAGGAAGTAAGAACCCAAAAATACTGCAAAGAGAACAATCTTGAGCTTGGGATAATCTGAGAATCCCAAAAGAATGAATCTGATGACTATTGTACTGTTCCTTCCTCCAGCCATTGTCTTGAAGTATTTTCAATCTGCAGAAAGGTCCCTGGGTTAATGATTGAATAACTTAATATtatgaaacttattttttaaatatggtttCATTATTTGAACAAAAAGTTATCCACAGTCAAGACAACttgtttaaacataaaaattattttaagaacaatTGGAGAGCCCATTTCAAAACTACTCTTAATATTTTGGAATACATTCTTGCAAATATTTctacacagacacagacagacagacacacacacacacacatacacacacacactgttgccaaattgttttaaaaagtatggactctgaaaaacaatctgaggggtttgaaggggcgggggtgggaggtcggggtaccaggtggtgggtattagagagggcacggattgcatggagcactgggtgtggtgaaaaaataatgatactattatgctgaaaataaataaatttaaaaaaatttttaaaaaaaagttagtactagaggcgcctgggtggctcagttggttaagtagctgcctttggctcaggtaatgatcccagtgtcctggatagagccccatattgggatccctgctcattgaagagcctgcttctccctctgcctgctgctctgcctacttgtactctctatctttgtgttaaataaataaaacttttccccccatttttaaaatttcttttcagcatcacagtattcattgttattgcaccatacccagtgctccatgtactacatgccctccccaatacccaccacctggttcccccaacctcccaccccctgccccttcaaaaccctcaggttgtttttcagagtccatagtctttcatggttcacctccccttccaatttccctcaactcccttctctccatctccccatgttctccatgttatttgttatgctccataaataagtgaaaccatatgataattggctctctctgcttgacttatttcactcagcataatctcttctagtcacGTCCatgtttaaataaaaccttttaaaaaaagttggtaCCAATTTACACAAGTATCAAGATTTTATGACAATATCCCAGGCCATTCTATTGTCAACACTACCTGTAATTATTTAACTTTAGTCCTTGGTGATCTTAGATGaaaaagattcattgtttttaattttgcatttactTTACTGATTTgctaatatacatttttttgccTATTTGTCTAATTGGTTGTTCATTATTGATTTGTAGGAGCTCTTTACATATCCAGGATGATAACTTTCATCCACGTACATGTTGCTAATTCTTTTCCAAGTTAATTATCATCAACATTGTTTATGCTGTATTTTGTTATAcagattgcttttatttttaggtaGCCAATTTCCTGTGAAATATATGGTTCCTGGCTTTGTTCTTACTGAAAAAGATTTCTTTGCACAaccaaaaaatactttttttctatattttcttgttctcttatagttttacatgtacatttaaattttctagaCTGTTTTAGTGTATAATGCAAGGCATAAATCTGGGATGACTTTGGTTTTGTCATTCCAAACTGATTGCCACTGTCTCAGCACAATTCATTGAATGATTTCTTCACTGAATAAAGTCACCTTTatgatgaagtttttaaaaatagattctctgttctgcccaatttttaatgTCACTCCATGTGCCATCTGTCTAGTCCTGCATATTTTCTAATGATTTACAatcaaattttattaataaattatagaatattttgataactgttaagaaaaatgtttcctcattttttatcACTGAGAATGTTTTGATGGTTCTTATGTTTAGGTCTTCAGGATATCTTTATGATGAACTCATCAtacaaataaaatagtatttttattgcattttattattatattaatttggggagaaaaggcattttttttgttttgttttgttttgctaagcTGTTGATTTAGGTTACAGAAGAGATAACACTAAAAGTTCTTATAAATATTGTAATACTATgacatccaatttttttttaattttttattttttataaacatatatttttatccccaggggtacaggtctgtgaatcaccaggtttacacacttcacagcactcaccaaatcacataccctccccaatgtccataatcccacccccttctcccaaaccccctccccccggcaaccctcagtttgttttgtgagattaagagtcacttatggtttgtctccctcccaatcccatcttgtttcatttattcttcttctacccacttaagcctccatgttgcatcaccacttcctcatatcagggagatcatatgatagttgtctttctctgcttgacttatttcgctaagcatgatacgctctagttccatccatgttgttgcaaatggcaagatttcatttcttttgatggctgcatagtattccattgtgtatatataccacatcttcttgatccattcatctgttgatggacatctaggttctttccatagtttggctattgtggacattgctgctataaacattcgggtgcatgtgtccctttggatcaatTTTGACCAAAGTACCTGATTCTAGTAACATTTGTGAGATTCCAGGCTCTGTCCCTACATTGC
It encodes:
- the LOC131822697 gene encoding olfactory receptor 5AN6-like, with amino-acid sequence MAGGRNSTIVIRFILLGFSDYPKLKIVLFAVFLGSYFLTVAWNLGLIILIRMDSYLHTPMYFFLSNLSFLDFCYVTSTTPKMLSDFFQKPRSISFWGCTIQYFFFSSLGLTECCLLAAMAYDRYAAICDPLLYTATMSPTLCVQMTVGAYITGLFGSLIQLCALLQLNFCGPNIINHFFCDLPQLLVLSCSETFFLKVMKFVIAVIFGVISVFVIMISYGYILATILKISSVEGRSKAFNTCTSHLTAVICFFGSGLFVYMNPSTDNSLGHDKMASVFYTMVIPMLNPLIYSLRNKEIKDAIKRCKKKAFSHCHC